The proteins below are encoded in one region of Rana temporaria chromosome 2, aRanTem1.1, whole genome shotgun sequence:
- the LOC120929677 gene encoding uncharacterized protein LOC120929677, whose protein sequence is MEREVRSAMALAAEEATGGEECVAQGGASRSAKDTSRSKKCGYCSGKLPSDYSKPFCAKCIVKLAGKETSEILKGFLEVQSEMLSTLKEFKGSLKSKEPEPPIAGPSSQESSSSQVFRVRQESHGSLVSDSEDSEIPPQEDGSVGQAEEEGEDARAGRYVFAADDMEGLLEAVYASEEIPQPAEIISTQDRLYQGLLKPQAKAIPVHQSLKDIILREWAEPEKKLLRYKTWKRRCPFKEEEESRFFKVPRLDAPLAQVSKQSDLSFEDTGNLRDPMDRRAETSLRRAWEANAAALSPALASACVARNANSWISKLLEHVSQGSDSKEILESLQLIGSAVAYLADASVETVRSTAKTGALLNSARRAVWVKMWNGDLASKNRLCGLPFEGSLLFGSGLDQALTRSSEKGVRFPTKPRQNKKRFFRGPQGGFGGKNRPSEKKPPYNRRWGAGKEKQKGGILFSNPKPSDKDAK, encoded by the exons ATGGAGCGAGAGGTTCGGTCTGCTATGGCCCTGGCTGCGGAGGAGGCCACAGGGG GGGAGGAATGTGTTGCCCAGGGGGGTGCTAGTCGATCGGCTAAGGACACTAGTCGCTCCAAAAAATGTGGCTACTGTAGTGGCAAGCTACCCTCAGATTATTCCAAACCCTTTTGTGCCAAATGCATTGTTAAATTAGCAGGGAAGGAGACCTCTGAAATTCTTAAAGGGTTTCTAGAGGTCCAATCTGAGATGCTCTCTACACTCAAAGAATTCAAGGGGTCTTTAAAGAGCAAAGAACCTGAACCCCCTATCGCAGGGCCCTCCTCGCAAGAGAGTTCCTCTTCACAGGTTTTTAGAGTCCGTCAGGAATCCCACGGTTCCTTAGTGTCGGACTCTGAGGACTCAGAGATTCCTCCTCAGGAGGATGGCTCTGTTGGCCAGGCAGAGGAAGAAGGCGAGGATGCTAGGGCAGGCAGATATGTCTTTGCTGCTGACGATATGGAAGGCCTCCTAGAGGCAGTGTACGCCTCTGAGGAGATTCCTCAGCCTGCGGAAATAATTTCTACACAGGATAGGTTATACCAGGGCCTGCTTAAACCTCAGGCCAAAGCAATTCCGGTACACCAGTCCCTGAAGGATATCATCCTTAGGGAATGGGCAGAGCCAGAGAAAAAGCTTTTAAGGTACAAGACCTGGAAAAGACGTTGCCCCtttaaggaggaggaggaatcaagATTTTTCAAAGTTCCTAGATTAGACGCTCCACTCGCGCAAGTTTCCAAGCAGTCGGACCTCTCCTTCGAGGACACAGGCAATTTGAGGGATCCTATGGATCGGCGGGCAGAGACCTCCTTGCGTAGGGCCTGGGAAGCTAACGCGGCTGCCTTGAGCCCCGCCTTGGCTTCGGCCTGTGTTGCTAGGAATGCTAATTCCTGGATCTCAAAATTGCTGGAACATGTGTCCCAGGGGTCAGATTCTAAGGAAATATTAGAATCCCTTCAGCTCATAGGGAGCGCAGTAGCCTATCTAGCGGACGCCTCTGTAGAAACAGTCCGTTCTACCGCAAAGACGGGAGCCCTCCTCAATTCTGCCAGAAGGGCAGTGTGGGTCAAAATGTGGAACGGGGACCTGGCGTCTAAAAACCGCCTTTGTGGTCTTCCCTTCGAGGGCTCCCTGCTCTTCGGTTCAGGCCTGGACCAGGCCCTGACCAGATCCTCAGAAAAAGGGGTACGTTTCCCTACCAAGCCTAGACAAAACAAGAAaagattttttcgaggcccccagggtgGATTTGGAGGTAAGAACCGTCCCTCAGAAAAGAAGCCCCCTTACAACAGACGTTGGGGTGCTGGGAAGGAAAAGCAAAAGGGAGGTATCCTCTTTTCCAATCCCAAACCCAGCGACAAAGACGCCAAATGA